Below is a window of Nicotiana tabacum cultivar K326 chromosome 19, ASM71507v2, whole genome shotgun sequence DNA.
ggatgtTCGAAGTCAGAAaggaacgaatgcaaagatatCTTGATAAACTGTAGGTAACGTTACatcggttcaaggagtggactctacaaCATGTGCCTCAGGATCAAAACAACGAGGTCAATGCCcttgctaacttgggatcgtcggtcgatgATGATGAGTTCAACTCAGGGGCGGTCGTataactcatgagatcggtagtggaagaaggtcacgtcgagataaactcaacaagcctaacttgggactggagaaacaaatatatagaagaTCTGAAGACCGAAAAACTGCCTTCGGAccctaaggaatcgaggactctgcATATGAAGGCGGCCCGGTTCAGCCAGTTCGAATACGGTACATTGTTCCggagaacgttcgatggcccactcgcaaTATGTCTCGGGCCCGGAGACACCGAGTATGTTCTGAGGGAAATCCATGAAGGCACCAACGGAAATCATTCGAGCGCCGAATCATTAGTTCAGAaaataatcagagccggctactaTTGAATCATTAGTTCAGaaatgctccgatgattcatcaacctAGGAATTTGCTACATTCGGTCTTGTCGCcctggtcgttcatgaaatgggggatggacatctattgtttatgattgactatttttctaaatgggtggaagtcCAGGCGTTTGAGAAAGTCATGGAAAATGAAGTCATTGATTTTAtgtgggaccacataatatgtcggttcGTAATGCCGGATGAGATCGTGTGTAAAAATGGCAAGCAGGTCATCGacagcaaagtaagcaagtttctcgaagatcataagatcaaaagaaccttgtcaacaccctatcaccctagtgggaacgggcaagCGAAGTCCACGAACAAAACCAAACTCCAAAACCTCAGAATgagattgaccgacgccaaaggaaaattaAAAGAACTCTTTCCCGAGGTCCGATGGACTTATCGTatgacctcgaagtccagtaccggggccaccccattctAGGCTCGAAAATGTTCTAGTTGGTCTCCTAGAACTGTTAGATGAAAGGCATGAAGCTGCCCTcgtccgaatggccgcccaaaaataacagatcgagaggtattacaatcgaagagccaaccttcgacacttcaatgtcggggacATAGTGTTGAGGAAGGTCACATTAAACACCCGGAACTCGAAAGAAGGGAAGCTAAGTCCGAGCTGGGAAGGTTCGTATCAgattatcgagatcaccgaaaAAGGGTCGTACAAAATTAGATCAATGAACAATGAGCGACTACCGAACAACTAGAACATAACTTACTTGaaatgatattactgctaaggtacgacaccatttatttcttttatttatttacattttggaCTAACACTTGTAGGCAACCGTTAAAGAACGATACAACTTTTTAGGCCTGAAAGctcgtgttgcactctttttcccttgaaccggttttgtcccaaatgggttttccggaaaggtttttaacaaggcaccagtggatcgtgctaacttagaaccgAAGACCGGTtgtcaacagtatccgaggcttctctatgatcgacctcgaatactgggggcatcactGTCAGATAACGATTAttgcaaggaaagaaactttgtgcTCGAATAGTCTAggctcgatcgataggatttactgtaagggccaaacggtcaaatgaactgtgCCCACATAGACTGCCCGAGCATGGACACAAATCTTGAACACATGTATAACTTCGTATATTACACACAAAATTAAAAGGAAGTTTCTACCTTGAGATAAATATTTTGCCCTtgaaaatttttctttcttatatttGATCCCCTAAAgacatcgagcccaagggccacctcacTCGGTGACTGTTGCCCAAGACAGATTCGAATAGCCATGGATAATGAAGTTCGGGGGCACTAAACTTATTTGGCAGTGCCCGAactttaaaggctacggccaccccCATTCGGGAATGGTTATCTCGGTTAAGCCCGGATGATTTGGGATAACAAGCCCACTAGGCAACACCCAAACTAGAAAGGCTATGTCCGTcttaaaatggctcggagacgtccaagACCCATAACCAAAAaaaaggccttcaaaatttctaagCTGGTTCAAAAGGCTACCCTCGTCGAATTGTAATCTAAAAAATTCTCAGTACTTTGGGGAAAGCTTCGATTCATACTGAGCCCCCCACGAGTTTCaaacaaaataatatcgaaaaTAAGgcttgttcgaacctccgaacaagacctAATTACTACGTGCTAAGGCGTTCGATATCTTTACAATCACAAGGAAAAAGGTGAAAGGAAACGAGCTTTAAAAGTACAAAAGtacaaaaacaagaaaaattcTACAAGGTACTTAAACGGCTTGGTCTCTACCGGAGCCTGCCACGTCGGCGAGACCATCAGAGTCTTTTCTGCCCCCGGATCCGTCCGAGCCACTAAGCATTTTTGACCTCGACCGACAAATCAAAACACTGAGCATGAActtcctcgagggcctcccttcgggactGCCACTTCACATACTCGACAATATCTTTTAGGTGGTCCTGGTCTGCCTCGGCATCAGCTTTATACTGGGCTACCATCTCGTCGGCTTCGACTTTTGTTACTTCAACCACCGACTTGGCCGCCTTAAGCTCCATGGTAAGGGTCTCTCGATCAGAAACAACCAAGCTTAGCCGAGACTGGAGATCCTCAATCTTTTTGGACCGTGCCTCAGCCTTCTCCCTCGTCGCTCGAAGCTGCAACTCTGCCGAGGTTAACTGTGCCCGGACAGTCTTCTTTTCCGAGGCTAGGCGGTCCATCCTGCCTCTCTACTTTTTGACCTCGACCTTGACTGCATCCATCTTGGGTAGGAGCTCGTTGATCCGATCAATATTCTGTTGAACCTGCGGGTTCCGACCATTAGACAACGTGTCTAGCTCATCGTCactaaattcaaaaaaaattacatGTTCAACCAGGTCCACGTGTTATTTCTGAGCCGCTTCTAACTCAgctcgaaggctcttagcctctcCTTCACGCTACTCGTTAAGAAGTTTGAATGTGTGTCTCTCTTCTTAGTAAGCTCTCTCACTTCGGCTTCGAGTTGGTACATCTCATCCCGGTACCGGAGGAAAATTCAAGGTGAAGCACCTAAGCCTACAAATACGAAGAAAAATATTAAGATTATCAATGAATTAATTTAAGTATAAAAGGATAAATTGAAATCATCGAGAGTTATCTAAAGTTACCCGGTTCAGCAcctgttgtgcttcgttgaacaggAAGGGCGCATCTACCTCGTTCATTTTGGCCTGATCTTCTTTGATCACCAGGCACCAAAGGTAACTGGCCACCCTATGGGGACGgaaagaacccgggcatcctccggaaCGGTAATGATAATGGACTGCTTCAGATCAGGATCTACACTCGGGGCAAGGAACCAATTGACCAATTTCGGGCTCGAGTTAGGACCGCCTGCCCCCGAGGTCGGACTCTTATATGGTACCTCTATGGTACCCAATCCCGTGACGTCTTCTGTGGCAGTGGAATCCACGCAATCAAAAAAGCAGCGGAAGGGTCGTCCGCCCTGTGGGCCCCCTCGTTGGGAAAATTTTTCACTATTTGGACCTCGTTGTACATGGACTCGGTGAACGAGGGCGACTGGATGATGTCTATCACACCAAGTAATCAATATTCACCGGGTCCACCGGGCCTagtgtaaagggataagtgtaaacacttaagtatccctCGACATAAGTGGTAATGGCCACATCGGGGTCGGGGACCACTATGTCCTTATCggcccagttgcaatctttttgGACCTTATGGAGGACCTCTTCGGGGATCGAGCAGATGTATCTCGAGACCTCCTCACAACGGCCCTGTATTGAGGAAGGCTTTTCGACCTTGAAATCGACGTTGACCGAGCATCCCCCGAGGATAAACATTTTCAAAGGGGGTACAAGTACTGGTTCATCGACAGCCGCGCGCGGAGCGGTCCCCTCGGCCTCAATAGCCGGCCCCGAAGAAGGAGTTTCTTTCTTGGGAATGGTTTTGAAAGTTTTTTCCATTTCTTCAGAGAATGATAAtggaggaaaatttgagaaaggacaagaaagaaaggaagttgaAAGATTAGACTTTTTGTTTTGAGAATGAAGATGGGTAAAGATTCTTGCACAGGACCTCGAATAACCGGGGTAAAAGTGCTAAATACTATTGAAATTTTAAAGGTACGAGGGTAGAAGTTTTGGATGTAAAGTTAAAATGAACGAAGAAGGGGATATTTATAGTAGTTCAGCTGCGTTTCGCATTCAGGAACGGCCGACCGGcggctgacatgcatttaataCCATTGTGACTTGACTGACGAGATGTTTCGGTTATTTTGTCGTTTATGTCACGATGTATCGAAATAAGAATCagaagctcatgtcgtttctcgtcgtttACTCTCCAAAAAAATGAGGGTCTAcctgtatacgggtgaaatcgaGCACATGGTGCATCCTACCCTCCGACAAAATAAGCCAGATTCGAGACATGGCAACAAGGGACTGAAAATTGAGCCAAAGTCCCACCGGGCCAGAACCTAGGGGCATGACGTctgccttcgagaatatcgaggTCATGGTCCCGGAATCGGTCTTAGCCTCGATCGACTTCGAAAGACATTGTCGGACAATCCAACATAGCCaacagaaggccgaaatatccgtaaCCGACCCGAATATTACGGCGGGGATCTCAGCACATATCGGCGAGGAACCGGCAATCAGTGAATtagaagattttttaccttttatagagttgtacctaaaataggactcccctactatataaaggtggtctgataattcatgaaaCATATGGTAACACGCACTCAAaagcaattatattattattttctttgtctaCAGCTTTTGTTCTTTCTCATCTCTGTGAGCTCGGTTCGAGAATGGTTATTTCATTAAGGCTGAAACTATCCAACTCGTGTGATTTGAGTTTACTTTTGTCTTTTTTTATTCAATAGcaatttaatttatttgtttgtacTAATTAATCTGTATATCGTTAAAACCactaataaatttaattgttatccattttgaAGGTAAACAAACAGTATTGTAGTGAAAGTCGAACctactttaaattattttattttgatctACGTAATGCTTATAAGTTTGTTCCATCAAATAATTTCAAGAAACAGGACCTCGGGAAGAACTTTTGTTTTAAGTTGAAAAGAATAGGTGGCTGGCTTAAACGGAACCTACAAACCAGCACCTGTATAATCAAGATTGAAGTGTTCAAACAAGCACTGCAACACGTGTATTTCCAACTTCTAATATATTGACCGCACTGCTCCTTCTTTTTCCTTCCTGGCGCTATTTAATGGAGCTCGATATGATACCCAGTATTCAGTGGAAAAAAAATGTATACTAACTCGTTGGAAACGGAAAAAAATGAGTCAAGAACAACCAATAAAATATGGGGACGTGTTCGAGGTCTCAAGCCAACTTGCTTCAAAACCTGTAGCGCCACAAGATGCAACTATCATGCAGTCAGCTGAGAGTATAGCACTAGGTCATGTTCCAAAAGGGGGTCCTGCATCAATTATGCAGTCAGCCACCGCTCAGAATGAGCGTATTGGTGCCGTAAGCCGTGATGACATGACGGATATCGCCAGAGATGAAGGTGTCACCGTCTCTCAAGCAGAAGTTGGGGGTACTCGCTGTTGAggttttttgtttttaagataaaatagtcttaaaatgagggtgaatgggaaatggagggaaaataaaatttttgagtaaaattttaagttttcccctcttgacaatgagacattgtcccatattggaagaggaaaagatttttggtgggtatatatatatttgctcttcttgtagctcttaaagagttaagaagaaagcaagcctcgcgccgtcgtcgtcgtcgctcgctcggttcggattcggattcgcagattttgtgactttcttattggagaatgagcctcaaacatttaaagaagctatgacttcttcggaatcattattttggaaagaggcagtcaatagtgaaatagaatccatattgaacaaccatacatgggaattggttgatcttcctcctggaaataaacctttgggttctaaatggatttttaagagaaaaatcaaagatgatggcactattgataaattcaaggcaagactcgtagtcaaagggtatagacaacgaaaaggtctagactactttgatacatactctccagttacaagaattacgtccatacggatgttagtagcattagctgcagtgtatgatcttgaaattcatcaaatggatgttaagacggccttcttaaatggagagttggaggaagaaatttacatgaaacaacctgaagggtttgtggtttcaagtaaagaaaagaaggtatgtagacttgttaagtctctttacggactaaaacaagcacccaaataatggcatgcgaaatttgaccaaacaatgttgtcaaatggttttaagataaatgaatgtgataaatgtgtatacattaaaaatgttccaaatcacatagtcattgtttgtctatatgtggatgatatgctgataatgagtaatgacattgccaacataaatgctactaagcatatgctcaatagcaagtttgatatgaaagacaagggagttgctgatttaattctgggaattaagatccataagactcctcaaggtctggcattgtcgcaatctcattatattaagacagtacttgaaaacttcaagcacttgggctttaaaattacaaagactccaattgacatgaatcttgcattagcaaagaataaaggtcaaagcatatcacaattggattatgctcgtgtgttgggatgcttaatgtatatcatgaattgtacacgaccagatatagcttgtgctataagtaaactgagtcgatatacgagcaattcaggccaatctcattggatggcaatgaaacgagttttgggatatttagaacatacccagaactttgacttgcactacagtaaattccctggggtgattgagggatactgtgatgcaaattggatcaccggttcaactgattctaagtccacgagtggatatgtattcactattggtggaggagcggtatcttggaagtcgtccaaacaaacatgtattgcccgctctacaatggaggctgaattcatagccttagataaagccggtgaagaagctgaatggctccggaatttcttgaaaGACATtacattttggcccaaaccgttggcccaaatatgcatacattgtgatagtcaagcggcaattgaaagggctgggagcgttatgtataacggtaaatctcgtcatatacgacgaagacataaaaccgttaggcaattactctctagaggaattatcacgattgactatgtaaagtcaagtgataatgtgtcggatccacttacaaaaggcctaactagagaggtagttgagaaatcatcaaggggaatggggctatggccgagaacaagtcattgtggcggtaactctacctagaagactggagatcccaagatctaggttcaaggagatcaaacaaagtcattaatgacggttcaacattgtcaaataaaattttagtccgttctcgtgatgagacaatgttcagtaccaaggataaaatattaagactttttaatgatttctaaatttgatacagggtatatcaaatagtgtatctacaggatgacacgtttagaaatcacatatgtaagtgtgaagtgttagctgcttcaaggagaactttgtaaggccagttctctacgcacttatgaaaccaggcggtgttcatggctgaaacgaacacaacaatgagaaccaaagacggttaagggttgattgtgtgacttatggttgtctaggtatacaccaaagatcgacggttcaaagatatcaaatctaccgattgaccgagtatatccgacataagtttactacggaaagttcaaagggaaacctacttatccagatgcgattaatctttgcttgtaaatcacacagtttttccatgcatacttccgtgatatagccattccccattcatgtaggggatttttgaggttttttgtttttaagatgaaatagtcttaaaatgagggtgaatggaaaatggaggaaaaatgaaatttttgagtaaaattttaagtttttccctcttgacaatgagacattgtcccatattggaagaggaaaagatttttggtgggtatatatatatattttctcttcttgtagctcttaaagagttaagaagaaagcaagcctcgcgccgtcgtcgtcgtcgctcactcggctcggcttcggatttggatttggtcaaatgatcgattgattgattaatttttttagaccaaatttatttgttaatagtaaatattaatgtaagattatccgtatttgtaacggatatttttcaatccgtgtattgaccaccagctacaatagcagccgcctaatgctcttcccaccatgaatgtgcttgctccataaataagtgcttgctccacaaataagctagtgcatgctccaccatggagggtggacgattattcttcttcaacactggctgctatatatatgtgcagcagttgttgaagaaagacacacacaatacacaagacacaaaactgaaatcgctcaacagatttggctatacattgcactccttcctctcagcattttcatacgattttttgagtttctactccttcgttctgcattgttttaacttcaaacaaagcaactgtaagtgtgatttgctaccgaactttgtgttcgctggaacactggggtttgaagtaccgctacactaatgtgtgattcgttctatcgtgggaggaaataatccattaccttagatactaggaggggattaaattccttaaggaaacactgtgaattcagtgggctcgaattaattattgtttcattacgataacttatattttacagaattattatttacaaatacagcaatattggcgggactaacactCGCCTTGTTTCAGAAGCTGTCGGTGGCGAGGTACGTACTACTCCACTATATATCAAGATATTTGATCGGGGAGTTCatgaagtttaaaaaaattaTCTCTTCTTGACATATACCAAAACTAGTTTTAGGCTCATGGTTTCAAATTTGTACTAGTATGAATTATGAATATAAGAGTACTATGTTATTAAAGAtaaaatgtaaaagttaaagcAAAAATTCTTTAAATTAAGGAAGGTATCATTTAAGATTAAATAGGAAAAAGTGTCTAAGATGTAGTATGCACTTTAATATTTATTGGGTTAAACTGAATTCAAATATTCTAATTTGAAAACATAAAAAGTTGAACGCATATATATGTACTGCGAGTGCCATAAAGCTAAATAGGGGCGCACAAAATACTGCACTTTTGGGGGTTGATATGTATTAAAGCCaggaaaaaaaaacattaaaggattttatcaattttaggttGTTGGACAATATATTTATCCATCAGAAGCAGGTGATGGAGAAAGAGCTGCACGATATCCTACAACAGGAGTTCAGTCCGAGTCCACTACCATAGGTGAAGCTTTGGAGGCAGTAGCACTTACTGCAGGGGATAAACCAATTGAGCAGAGCGACGCAGCAGCGATACAGGCTGCAGAAGTAAGAGCTACAGGACTAGGTGAGGTGATGCCGGGAGGTATAGGAGCAGAAGCTCAACATGCAGCTGCTATAAATGCTCGAACCACGCCAGAGGATGATAAGACTACTCTCAGTGATGTTCTAACAGTAAGTCATTTCATATGAAACAATTAACATCATTCTAGAACTTAGAAATATGTCACCCTATCTGACACGATTAGAACTCTCAGTGATGTTCTAACAGAGAACTTAAAAAGTATGCCTTTTAACTGCTGGCAAAATCGAGCCACTTTGGTTATGGCAAGGATACGAATGAGATACTTTTTCAATGGAGGGCAAGAATATTCTATTACGCGTAGTATAGGGATATGTACGTTGACCCTTTTGCGTCTTATTAGCTATAATAAAATGACCCCCGTGTAAAAGAATCAGCTAGCGGATAGAAACTAATTCTTGTTTTTTACTATTCTTTAGGATGAAACGAGCAGGCTTATAGGTGACAAGGCAGTGAAGaaggaagatgcagaaggagtagTGGGTGCTGAAATAAGGACTAAGAGTGACTTGGCTACACACCTTGGAGGCGTAGCAGCATCTATGGCCGTAGCATCCAGTCTGAACGAATTCTAAATCAGCGTTTGAGCACAATCCGAAATATAATGGGTCTTTTTGTCTGGGTTCTGGTCTTTGTTCCAAGCTAGTAGTTTTGTGTATACACAAAACCATCATCTGTTTTTGGGTAAAGGTATTCTCTTAGAGTGTAGGCTTGTATGGTGGTTTTGCAAGTTTTGTGAACTTTTCAGGCGTATAACT
It encodes the following:
- the LOC107817608 gene encoding late embryogenesis abundant protein D-34-like, with amino-acid sequence MSQEQPIKYGDVFEVSSQLASKPVAPQDATIMQSAESIALGHVPKGGPASIMQSATAQNERIGAVSRDDMTDIARDEGVTVSQAEVVGQYIYPSEAGDGERAARYPTTGVQSESTTIGEALEAVALTAGDKPIEQSDAAAIQAAEVRATGLGEVMPGGIGAEAQHAAAINARTTPEDDKTTLSDVLTDETSRLIGDKAVKKEDAEGVVGAEIRTKSDLATHLGGVAASMAVASSLNEF